The Magnetospirillum sp. XM-1 genomic interval TCCGTTCACCGCCGTGGGCGATTCGGGCGACACCTATACCGGCGACACGCTGATCATCTGCACCGGCGCCACCGCCCGCTGGCTGGGCATCGAATCGGAAAAGAAGTTTTCGGGCTTCGGCGTCTCGGCCTGCGCCACCTGCGACGGCTTCTTCTTCCGCGGTAAGGAAGTTGCTGTGGTCGGCGGCGGCAATTCGGCGGTGGAAGAAGCCCTCTACCTGGCCGGCATCGCGTCGAAGGTGACCCTGATCCATCGCCGCGACGCGCTCCGCTCGGAAAAGATCGCCCAGGACCGCCTGTTCGCCAATTCCAAGGTGTCGGTCGCCTGGGACAGCGTCGTCGACGAGATCGTCGGCGACAGCAATCCCCCCGGCGTCACCGGCGTGCGCATCAAGAACGTCAAGACCGGCGCGCTGTCCGTGCTGCCGGTGGACGGTGTGTTCATCGCCATCGGCCACACCCCCAACACCGACCTGTTCAAGGGCGCGCTCGAGATGGACGAGGAGGGCTACCTGATCACCAAGGCGGGCGCCACCTCCACCAATATCCCCGGCGTGTTCGCCGCCGGCGACGTGCAGGACAAGATCTACCGCCAGGCCGTCACCGCTGCCGGCACCGGCTGCATGGCGGCGCTGGAAGCCGAACGCTTCCTCGCGGCGCATGGACATGGCGGTTAAGTTACGGCACAGTAGCCTGCAATGATTGGGGAGGCGGAAAAAATAATCCGCCAGGGGAGGAGACCGGTCGCACCATGGACTGGGACAAACTGAGGGTTTTTCACGCCGTGGCCGAGGCCGGCAGCTTCACCCATGCGGGCGAAGTGCTGAACCTTAGCCAGTCGGCCGTCAGCCGCCAGATCAGCGCGCTGGAGGAAAGCCTCAACCTCCCCCTCTTCCATCGCCATGCCCGCGGCCTGATCCTGACGGAGCAGGGCGAGCTTCTCTACAAGACCGCCCGCGACGTGTTCTCCAAGCTGGCCATGACCGAGGCGCTGCTCACCGAAAGCCGCGAGCGCGCCCAGGGACCGCTGAAGATCACCACCACCGTGGCCTTCGGCTCTTTGTGGCTGACGCCCCGCATCAAGGACTTCCTGGACGCCTATCCCGACATCTCGGTGACCATGGTGCTGTTCGACGGCGAGCTGGACCTAGCCATGCGCGAGGCCGACGTGGCCATCCGCATGATGCCGCCGCGCCAGCCCGACCTGATCCAGCGTCACCTCTTGTCCATGAACTACGCGGTGTTCGCCGCGCCGTCGTACATCGAAAAGTACGGCATGCCGAAATCCGCCGACGATCTCGACAACCACCGCATCATCGTCTACGGCGACGACACGCGGGTCTCGGCCCCGGTCTCCAACGTCAACTGGCTGCTGGAAGCGGGCGCCTCGCCCGACCGCCCGCGCAAGCCGGTGCTGGAGGTCAACAACATCTACGGCATCTACCGGGCCGTCAAAAGCGGGCTGGGCATCGCCGCCATGCCGGATTACCTGCGCGGCGAGGCGGAAAGCCTGGTTCCCATCCTGCCCGAGCTGAAGGGGCCGAAGGTCGAGGCCTACTTCGTCTATCCCGAGGAATTGCGCCATTCCAAGCGCATCACGGTGTTCCGCGACTTCCTCCTGGGCAAGATCGCCGAATCCGCCTGATCGGGCAAAGACCCTACCCGAAAGCATAAGGCATGCGCTGGAAGCATGCCTCTGTCCAGCTTTTTGGTGTGGTTCGAAATCATTTCCTGCCGTAAATCAATACCTACGACGTGCTGCACCGCAGCAGGTCCCGAGTTCGGCGGGTTCCGCCACATCGTTCCCAGGTGCAATGCCTGGGTTCCGGGTCTTCGGACCCTACGTCTCCTAGACGTGAAGCCTCCCTGTTTGACTTTACCCCCCGGTGCATAACCGGGGGGTTTCTTTTTGGGCCGCTCGCGCTATAGTCGCCCCATGGGAACATATGGTGATCAAGCGCCGACGGTGTGCCGGGATTGCGGAGCCTTGGGAAACGGCGAGGCCGCCTGCCCCGTCTGCGGCTCGGCGCGGCTAGTGCGTCATGCCGAATTGCCGGATCTGTGCATCGCCCATATCGATTGCGACGCGTTTTACGCCTCGGTGGAGAAGCGCGACAACCCGTCCCTGATGGACAAGCCGGTGATCGTCGGCCATCCGGGCGGGCGGGGCGTGGTGACCACCGCCTGCTACGTGGCGCGCAAATTCGGGCCGCGTTCGGCCATGCCCATGTTCAAGGCGCTGGAACTGTGCCCCCACGCCGTGGTCATTCCCCCCGACATCGCCAAATACAAGCGGGTCAGCGCCGATATCCGCGCCCTGTTCGAGAAGGCCACGCCCCTGGTGGAGCCGCTTTCCCTGGACGAGGCCTATCTCGACCTGTCGCCGGGGGTGCGTCTGGTGGAACGCCCGGCCGCCGTGCTGCTGGCCCGGCTGGCCCGCGCCATCCGCCGCGAGGTGGGCATCACCGTCTCGGTGGGCTTGAGCTACAACAAGTTCCTGGCCAAGATGGCGTCCGACCTTAACAAGCCCGACGGCTTCTCGGTAATCGGCCGGGCGGAAGCCGCCGCCTTCCTGGCGCCCCGCCCGGTGACCGCCCTGTTCGGCATCGGCCAGGCCACGGCGGCGCGCATGGCCGAGCAGGGCATCACCACCATCGCCCAGTTGCAGTCGCTGGCCGAGGCGGAGTTCGTGGCGCGCTGGGGCAAGTTCGGCCGAAGGCTGGCTGGCATGGTGCATGGCATCGACACCCGCCCGGTCAATCCCGACCGCCCGACCAAGAGCGTTTCCACCGAGACCACCTTCGCCCGCGACATCCGCGATGCCCGCATGCTGGCCGAGGCGCTGGCCCCCCTGGCCGAGGGGGTGGCGCGGCGCCTGGACCGCGCCCATCTGGCGGGACGGACCGTGGTGCTGAAGCTGAAAACCGCCGATTTCAAGGTGGTCACCCGCCACCACCGCCTGGCCGATCCGACGACGCGGGCCGACGTCATCCTACGGGCAGGACTGGCCCTGCTGGAGCGTCAGGCGGACGGCCGCGCCTTCCGCCTGCTGGGCATCGGCATGGCCGATCTCTGCCCGGCGGAAGAGGCCGACCCGCCCGGTCTGTTCGGATAGGCTGCCAATGAATTTGCCTAAGGGGGATGCCCAGGCCCTCTCCGCTCGTCATGGCCGGGCTTGACCCGGCCATCCATGGACCCCCGGGACAAGCCCGGGGGTGACGAACAATAAAAGCTCTACCGCCGCGGTCCGGGCGATTCCAGGAACTCGGCCACCGCCTGATAGAGCTGCTTGCGGTTCTTTTCGATCAGGGCGGCGTGGGTGGCCTCGCCCACCATGACGTAGCGCTTGTAGGGCGAACCGGTCAGGCGGTTGAACAGCTTCATGCCCATGGCGGGCGGCGCCTCGGCGTCCCACTCGCCCTGGATCACCAAGGCGGGAATGGACAGGCGCTCGGGGTTCCAGCGCGGCTTGTTGGACGCCCAATAGCGCATGGTGTCCAGCACCACGCCGTTGGGCGCGCGCACCGTGTGGGGGGTGGCGGGTTCGGGGTCGCTGGCCAGGGTCGCCTTCAGCCAGTCGCCGAAGACGGCCTTGGGCAACACGCCGTCGCGCTTGGCCTCGGGCACCGCCTTCAGCCAGATGTCGCGGGCCTCCCTGGGGTCCACCTGTCGCCAGGCGGGCACCCGGGCCAGTTCGGCGTCGGTGGGCGGCGTCACCTCGCGCAGCCATTGCGGCGCGTAGAGCACCAGCCGCTCCACCTTGTCCTGGGCGGTGTTGGCGTAGGTCCCCGCCAGGGTGGCGCCCCACGACCAGCCGACCAGCACCAGACGCTGGGCATTGCGCCGGGACAGAATGAAATCCACGGCGCGGGTGACGTCTTCGACCGCCTCGGCGGTGTCCACCACGGGGGCGTTGGCCTCGGGCGTCTGCTTCATCTCAGGCGGGCGGCCCGACTTGCCGTAGCCGCGGATGTCCAGGGTATAGACGTCGTAGCCCCGGGCCACCATCCAGTCCATCCAGCTCTGGCCGTCCACCGCCATGTCGAAGGAGGAATGGGCGGGATAGGTGGCGCCGTGCAGGAACAGCACCGTCTTCTCCGGCTTGACGTCGTAGAGGTTGGCGGGATGCTTGTTGCGGATGTAGAGCTGCTGGTCGGGCCACTTGCTGCCGATGGAGAACTCCTCGGTCACCGTCTCGGCCCGGGCGGGCAAGGCCGCCGTCACCAGAATCGCGGCGGCAACCAGGCCGCCCCGCCATCCCATCTTGCTCATCATCACCCATCCGCTCCCATGTTGCTCATGCCGCCCCAGCGCCTACCGGCAGGCGCACGGTCACCACCGTACCCTCGCCGGGAAGAGAAGCCAATTCCACCCTGCCGCCATGCAGATCGACGAAGCGCTGCACCAGGGCAAGGCCGATGCCCGAATCGTCGTCGCCCTGGCCGGCCGGCAGCGCCTCGCGGCGGCCACCCGCCACGAAGCCGCCAAACAGGCGTTGCCGCTGCTCGTCGGAAAGGCCGGCGCCGGTATCGCTGATGGTCAGCGCCAGCTCGGTCGGCCTGCGCTCGGCCCGCACCGTCACCCTTCCGCCCGAAGGCGTGCGCTTCAACGCGTTGCCCAGCAGGTTGAACATCACCTGACGCAGCCGGCGCTCGTCGGCGACGATCCAGCCGATGTCCAGCGGGCAGTCGAAATCCAGGTGCAGCTTCTTTTCCCGCACCCGTTCGCGCACCAGCCCCAGCACCCCGGACAGCATGGGGTGGATGTCGACGGTGTCGAGCTCCAGCGCCATCTGGCCGGCCTCGATGGCGGCAAGGTCGAGGATGTCGGAGATCAGCGCCTGCAGCCCCTGGCCCGCCTCGGTGATGCCCTTGGCGTATTCGTGCTGGCGCTTGTTGAGCTTGCCGAAATACTCGGCGGCCAGCATCTCGGAGAAGCCGATCACCGTGGTCAGCGGCTTTCGGACCTCGGCCGAGACGTTGGCGATGAATTCGCTCTTCAACAGGTCGGCGGCGGCCAGCGCCTCGTTACGTTCACGCAGCGCGCGCTCCACCCGGGCTGAATCGGTGACGTCCAGCCAGGTCAGCAGCATGGCCCCGTCGGGCAGCGGCACCGAGGCGAAATCGACGATGGAATCGTCCAGGCGCTCGACCCGGCCGCTCTGGGGCGCCCGGGTGTTGAACAGGGCCATCAGGCGCTCGCGCATTTCCGGCCAGACCGAGGTGCGCTCGGCGCCGCCCTCGAAATAGGGACGGTGGGCTTCGACCAGCTCGTTGACGTGGGGCTCGGCCTCCAGCATGGGAGCCGGCAGGTTCCAGATGCGGGCGTAGGCGGGATTGAACAGGCGCAGGCGCCCGTCGCCCCGAAACACCGCCACGCCCTCGTGCAGGTGGTCGAGGGTTTCGCGCTGCACCGCCAGCGCGGTGTTGAACGAGCGCTCCAGCGCCAAGGTGTCGGTGACGTCCTCGTAGGTGAAGATCAGGCCGCCATAGGGATGGGCGGCGATCATCCGGCGCAAGGTGCGGCCGTCGGGCAGGTGCAGCAGGGTCTCGGCGGCGTCGATCAGCGAGATGAACCGCTTCAGCTCGTCTTCCTTGTAGGCGCGGTAATCGGCCACCTCGGGCAGCAGGCGGCGTTCGCGCAAGGAATCCAGCACGGCGCCGTAGGTGGGCTGGGCCGTCAGCCAGTCCGCCTCCAGCCGCCACAGCCGGGTGAAGGCGGTGTTGAAGAAGGTGAGCCTTGTGTCGGTGGAGAAGATGGCGATGGCGGTGGCCAGGTGCTCCAGCACCTGGGCGTGGGCGCTGGCGTGGCGGCCCAGTTCCACCTGCAATTCCTCGATGCGGGTGAGGTCCATGGCGTAGCCGGCGGTCAGCAGCCCGCCGTCGCTGGTCTCGAACGGCGCCTCGATAATCTCGGTGAAGCGGCGTTGGCCGCCCAGCACCAGATGGAAGGATTCGGCGCGGGACTCGCCCGCCGCCCGCGCCCGGGCGGCCAGGGCCCGGGCCTCGCGCACCGAACCGTCCGAGGCCAGCTCGATCTGGCCCGCCACCGCCGCCTGGGGCGAGGCCACGTCCACCGCCCTGGCATAGGCCCGGTTGACGTGCAGCAGCGACAGATCGTCGTCGCGCACCCAGACGGGAATGGGCAGCATGCCCAGCAGGCCCTCGATCCGTTCGCGCTCGGCCACCAGCCCGGCCAGACGGGACGCCAGTTCCGCCTCGAAGGCGGCCCCTTCGGTGACGTCGTGCATCCAGACCAGATCGGCCAGCCCCTGGCCGTCGGCCCCGGCGGCGCGGATGCCCACCGCCCGGACACGGCGGCCGCCGTCGCGCAGGCGCAGTTCCAGCTCGAAGCCCTGGCCCTCCTCGCGCAGGCGCGACGCAGCACCGTCCAACTGGGCGGCATCGGCGGCGGCGAAGGATTCCAGCACGTCGGTGAAGGTGGATTGGGTGCCGCCGAACAGGCCCAGCAGCACGGCCAGCCGGCGCGAGCAGATCTCGCGCTCGCCCCCCAGCCAGGCATAGAAGCCGTCGGGCGCCGCCAGCAGGCTTTCGCCCAGGCGCTCGGCCAGGGCGGCGGAGCGCGCCGCCTCGGCGGCAAGCCCCGCCATGCGCCAGCGCAGCAAGAGCAGCGCCGCCACGGCGGGCACCAGGACCAGCAGGGCGCCGATGCCCAGCGACAGGGGGTCGAAGCGCAGCGCGGCCAGGGCGAACGCCTCCTCGGCCGCGGCACTTCCCGCCACCCCCATCACCGCCAATCCCGCCGCGATCGCCGCGCGCATGTCCGCATTCTCCCCGATACGGCCCCAAAGTGCCGTTGGCGCGCGCAAAAGACAAGGGGTGGTTGCCCCTTTGGCCTCCGGCTGCTACACCTCGCCGATTCTTGAGGAGTCCGCATGATGCTGAAGGGTCTCTACGACTGGATGATGGCCAAGGCGGCCCACCGGCACGCCATCTGGTGGCTGGCGGCCATCTCGTTCATCGAAAGCTCGTTCTTCCCCATTCCGCCCGACGTCATGCTGATCCCCATGGTCATCGCCGCGCCCACCCAGTGGCTGCGCATCGCCATGATCTGCACCGTCTCCTCGGTGGCGGGCGGCTTCCTCGGCTACGCCATCGGCGCCTTCGCCATGGATTCCATCGGCATGGCCATCCTGGGCGCCTTCCATCTGCAGGAAAAATTCCACGCCTTAAAGCCGATCATCGACGAATGGGGCGTGTGGTTCATCATCGTCAAGGGCGCCACCCCCATCCCCTACAAGCTGGTGACCATCACCGCCGGCGCCTTCGACTTCGACCTGATGAAGTTCACCTTCGCCTCGATCGTGGCGCGCGGCATGCGCTTCCTTCTGGTGGCCGCACTTCTGTGGAAGTTCGGCCCGCCCATCCGCGATTT includes:
- a CDS encoding alpha/beta hydrolase; this translates as MMSKMGWRGGLVAAAILVTAALPARAETVTEEFSIGSKWPDQQLYIRNKHPANLYDVKPEKTVLFLHGATYPAHSSFDMAVDGQSWMDWMVARGYDVYTLDIRGYGKSGRPPEMKQTPEANAPVVDTAEAVEDVTRAVDFILSRRNAQRLVLVGWSWGATLAGTYANTAQDKVERLVLYAPQWLREVTPPTDAELARVPAWRQVDPREARDIWLKAVPEAKRDGVLPKAVFGDWLKATLASDPEPATPHTVRAPNGVVLDTMRYWASNKPRWNPERLSIPALVIQGEWDAEAPPAMGMKLFNRLTGSPYKRYVMVGEATHAALIEKNRKQLYQAVAEFLESPGPRR
- the trxB gene encoding thioredoxin-disulfide reductase, encoding MAHHHSKVLILGSGPAGCTAAIYAARANLEPMLVAGLQPGGQLTITTDVENFPGFAEAVQGPWLMEQMQAQAEHVGTRFMDDTIVSVDLSKRPFTAVGDSGDTYTGDTLIICTGATARWLGIESEKKFSGFGVSACATCDGFFFRGKEVAVVGGGNSAVEEALYLAGIASKVTLIHRRDALRSEKIAQDRLFANSKVSVAWDSVVDEIVGDSNPPGVTGVRIKNVKTGALSVLPVDGVFIAIGHTPNTDLFKGALEMDEEGYLITKAGATSTNIPGVFAAGDVQDKIYRQAVTAAGTGCMAALEAERFLAAHGHGG
- a CDS encoding LysR family transcriptional regulator — its product is MDWDKLRVFHAVAEAGSFTHAGEVLNLSQSAVSRQISALEESLNLPLFHRHARGLILTEQGELLYKTARDVFSKLAMTEALLTESRERAQGPLKITTTVAFGSLWLTPRIKDFLDAYPDISVTMVLFDGELDLAMREADVAIRMMPPRQPDLIQRHLLSMNYAVFAAPSYIEKYGMPKSADDLDNHRIIVYGDDTRVSAPVSNVNWLLEAGASPDRPRKPVLEVNNIYGIYRAVKSGLGIAAMPDYLRGEAESLVPILPELKGPKVEAYFVYPEELRHSKRITVFRDFLLGKIAESA
- a CDS encoding YqaA family protein, with amino-acid sequence MLKGLYDWMMAKAAHRHAIWWLAAISFIESSFFPIPPDVMLIPMVIAAPTQWLRIAMICTVSSVAGGFLGYAIGAFAMDSIGMAILGAFHLQEKFHALKPIIDEWGVWFIIVKGATPIPYKLVTITAGAFDFDLMKFTFASIVARGMRFLLVAALLWKFGPPIRDFVERRLKLVTTVFVVVLVGGFFVVKLL
- a CDS encoding PAS domain-containing sensor histidine kinase, producing the protein MRAAIAAGLAVMGVAGSAAAEEAFALAALRFDPLSLGIGALLVLVPAVAALLLLRWRMAGLAAEAARSAALAERLGESLLAAPDGFYAWLGGEREICSRRLAVLLGLFGGTQSTFTDVLESFAAADAAQLDGAASRLREEGQGFELELRLRDGGRRVRAVGIRAAGADGQGLADLVWMHDVTEGAAFEAELASRLAGLVAERERIEGLLGMLPIPVWVRDDDLSLLHVNRAYARAVDVASPQAAVAGQIELASDGSVREARALAARARAAGESRAESFHLVLGGQRRFTEIIEAPFETSDGGLLTAGYAMDLTRIEELQVELGRHASAHAQVLEHLATAIAIFSTDTRLTFFNTAFTRLWRLEADWLTAQPTYGAVLDSLRERRLLPEVADYRAYKEDELKRFISLIDAAETLLHLPDGRTLRRMIAAHPYGGLIFTYEDVTDTLALERSFNTALAVQRETLDHLHEGVAVFRGDGRLRLFNPAYARIWNLPAPMLEAEPHVNELVEAHRPYFEGGAERTSVWPEMRERLMALFNTRAPQSGRVERLDDSIVDFASVPLPDGAMLLTWLDVTDSARVERALRERNEALAAADLLKSEFIANVSAEVRKPLTTVIGFSEMLAAEYFGKLNKRQHEYAKGITEAGQGLQALISDILDLAAIEAGQMALELDTVDIHPMLSGVLGLVRERVREKKLHLDFDCPLDIGWIVADERRLRQVMFNLLGNALKRTPSGGRVTVRAERRPTELALTISDTGAGLSDEQRQRLFGGFVAGGRREALPAGQGDDDSGIGLALVQRFVDLHGGRVELASLPGEGTVVTVRLPVGAGAA
- a CDS encoding DNA polymerase IV; the encoded protein is MGTYGDQAPTVCRDCGALGNGEAACPVCGSARLVRHAELPDLCIAHIDCDAFYASVEKRDNPSLMDKPVIVGHPGGRGVVTTACYVARKFGPRSAMPMFKALELCPHAVVIPPDIAKYKRVSADIRALFEKATPLVEPLSLDEAYLDLSPGVRLVERPAAVLLARLARAIRREVGITVSVGLSYNKFLAKMASDLNKPDGFSVIGRAEAAAFLAPRPVTALFGIGQATAARMAEQGITTIAQLQSLAEAEFVARWGKFGRRLAGMVHGIDTRPVNPDRPTKSVSTETTFARDIRDARMLAEALAPLAEGVARRLDRAHLAGRTVVLKLKTADFKVVTRHHRLADPTTRADVILRAGLALLERQADGRAFRLLGIGMADLCPAEEADPPGLFG